A single region of the Dryobates pubescens isolate bDryPub1 chromosome 11, bDryPub1.pri, whole genome shotgun sequence genome encodes:
- the LOC104301638 gene encoding cytochrome b-c1 complex subunit 6, mitochondrial, with translation MGLHDTVVHAGEPEEEEEELVDPLETIREHCEQTEKCVKARERLELCDARVSSRSQTEEQCTEELFDFLHARDHCVAHKLFKSLK, from the exons ATGGGGCTGCACGATACCGTCGTTCACGCCGGGGAGCCCGAG gaggaggaagaagagctgGTG GATCCTTTAGAAACAATCCGGGAGCACTGCGAGCAGACGGAGAAGTGCGTGAAGGCGCGGGAGCGGCTGGAGCTCTGTGACGCACGGGTGTCCTCCAGGTCCCAGACAGAAGAGCAGTGCACAGAGGAGCTTTTTGACTTCCTGCATGCCAGGGACCACTGT GTTGCTCACAAACTCTTCAAGAGCCTGAAGTAA
- the LRRC41 gene encoding leucine-rich repeat-containing protein 41, whose amino-acid sequence MAAEGPRSLFALSAAAVSCSMGALEQDVWALPGHLLRGLLPLLSVFRLERAEDAARRAGLSTQPIWRKLWDDVMKTRPPNSESITCWRKKFLETFFSNVLHGVLDVSSDWRLNDQHFSPLLHSSPHVSQLTLCNMLQGAVELTAEHNQKVLENLASSLHILKFQHLLSSDQSIRHSLVLLLHRLIHHGSVSQVSMYSWPVPDTVLLVLILSMSAGFWRSGNALAYHSSPCGLCREEGKAQSQELAHERAERGRYDEREQSDGENQVGSPRAPEEASVEVNRYRADTCLNPVLSRPRSPPLQNQACEEGSSTVPCDHAGIQGGYSRCSSSQLSCGSVLRRTRRRLKSAVGKKRRCLRRSRGPYADPEDLYDFVFTVAREDSSGLLDKNSAAEGENADSWTSSSPGSPCTGHAGCKKRGGSAGVFSLKAARRFRSVSTLELFSIPLTGETCRTLSNLLSSWVSLENLVLSYNGLGANISCILSGLRALSRRSDCQLRVVRVSDVFSHMPCMELVRCILGAFPQLHTLSVSFDLKNQLEGNRPEGNPSCSEAEIPESCLEQLEIRFPREPLHTEFLLPVLKASKSLQQLSLDSATLPCSQELGLLLEALKECNPSLKKLSFHDVNLAEHQKEVLLLLQDPVLQEITFSFCRLFESSTNEFLSEIINAVKRNSSLKSLKLPGNRLGNHRLVALADIFSEDSSSALCQLDVSSNCIKPDGLLEFTKKLEGHIQQRGGQIQFTHLRLFQNWLDQDAETAQEALRRLKAVCSVVNDSWDSSQAFADYISVM is encoded by the exons ATGGCGGCGGAGGGTCCACGCAGCCTGTTCGCGCTGAGCGCGGCGGCGGTGAGCTGCAGCAtgggggccctggagcaggacgTCTGGG CGCTGCCCGGGCACCTCCTGCGGGGACTCCTGCCGCTTCTCTCCGTCTTCCGTCTCGAGCGCGCCGAGGACGCCGCGCGGAGAGCAG GCCTCTCAACACAGCCCATCTGGCGCAAGCTGTGGGATGATGTGATGAAAACCAGGCCACCCAACTCAGAG AGTATAACCTGttggaggaagaagttccttgaAACGTTCTTCTCAAACGTTCTTCATGGTGTCTTGGATGTTTCCTCTGACTGGCGTCTCAATGACCAGCACTTCTCacctctgctccacagctccccacacGTTTCCCAGCTTACCCTCTGCAACATGCTGCAGGGTGCAGTGGAGCTCACTGCTGAGCACAACCAGAAAGTGCTTGAAAACCTGGCTAGCTCCCTGCACATCCTGAAgttccagcatctcctctcctcCGACCAGTCCATCAGGCATTCGCTGGTTCTGCTTCTTCACCGGCTGATTCACCACGGCTCTGTCAGCCAGGTGTCCATGTATTCCTGGCCTGTTCCTGACACAGTTCTTCTTGTTCTCATTTTGAGCATGAGTGCTGGATTTTGGCGTTCAGGAAATGCCCTTGCTTATCACAGCAGCCCATGTGGCCTTTGCAGAGAGGAGGGCaaagcccaaagccaggagctaGCACATGAGCGAGCAGAGAGGGGCCGTTATGATGAGAGGGAGCAGAGTGATGGCGAGAACCAGGTAGGATCCCCTAGGGCCCCGGAGGAGGCCAGTGTGGAGGTGAATAGATACAGGGCTGACACTTGCCTGAACCCtgtcctctccagaccaagaagtCCTCCTCTGCAAAACCAAGCATGTGAGGAGGGTagcagcactgtgccctgtgACCACGCTGGCATTCAGGGGGGATACTCTCGTTGCAGCTCAAGCCAGCTGTCGTGTGGCTCCGTCCTTCGTAGGACACGCCGGCGGCTGAAATCCGCCGTGGGGAAGAAACGTCGCTGCCTCAGGCGAAGCAGGGGACCCTACGCTGACCCAGAAGATCTCTATGATTTTGTTTTTACTGTCGCCAGAGAGGACAGTTCGGGATTACTTGACAAAAacagtgctgcagagggagaAAATGCTGATAGCTGGACCAGCTCCTCGCCGGGGTCTCCGTGCACTGGCCATGCTGGCTGtaagaaaagaggaggctccgcTGGGGTCTTTTCCCTGAAAGCTGCTCGCCGCTTCCGAAGTGTGTCCACGCTGGAATTGTTTTCCATTCCTTTGACTGGGGAGACATGTCGGACTTTGAGTAacctgctgagctcctgggtgTCTTTAGAAAACTTGGTGCTGTCGTACAATG GCCTGGGTGCTAACATCTCCTGCATCCTCTCTGGGCTCCGGGCCCTCTCCCGCCGCTCGGATTGCCAGCTCCGCGTGGTGCGTGTCAGCGACGTCTTCTCCCACATGCCTTGCATGGAGCTTGTTCGCTGCATCCTGGGCGCCTttccccagctccacacactctCAGTCAGCTTCGACCTCAAAAACCAGCTGGAGGGAAACAGGCCAGAGGGGAATCCAAGCTGCAGTGAGGCAGAAATCCCAG agagctgcttggagcagctggagataAGATTTCCCAGGGAACCCCTGCACACCGAGttcctgctgccagtgctcaaGGCATCAaagtctctccagcagctgtcccTTGACAGTGCCACGCTGCCCTGTTCTCAGGAGCTTGGGCTCCTTCTGGAGGCACTCAAAG aGTGTAATCCAAGTCTGAAGAAACTGAGCTTTCATGATGTGAACCTGGCTGAGCACCAGAAAGaagttctgcttttgcttcaggATCCTGTCCTGCAAG AAATCACATTTTCCTTCTGCCGGCTGTTTGAAAGCTCTACTAATGAGTTTTTGTCAGAAATAATCAATGCAGTGAAAAGAAATTCATCTCTGAAGAGCCTCAAACTGCCTGGGAATCGCCTTG GGAACCACAGGCTGGTTGCCCTTGCAGATATTTTCTCTGAAgattcctcctctgctctttgcCAGCTGGATGTCAG CTCAAATTGCATCAAGCCTGATGGGCTCCTGGAGTTCACAAAGAAGCTGGagggccacatccagcagcGAGGGGGACAGATTCAATTCACACACCTCCGCCTCTTCCAAAACTGGCTGGACCAGGATGCCGAAACAGCTCAAGAAGCACTCCGGCGTCTCAAAGCTGTGTGCAGTGTGGTCAACGACTCGTGGGACTCCTCACAGGCCTTTGCTGACTACATCAGCGTCATGTGA